Proteins from a genomic interval of Scomber scombrus chromosome 11, fScoSco1.1, whole genome shotgun sequence:
- the LOC133991214 gene encoding histone H2B 3-like, translating into MPDPVKAPKKGSKKAVSKATKTGKKKRKTRKESYAIYVYKVLKQVHPDTGISSKAMGIMNSFVGDIFERIAGEASRLAHYNKRSTITSREIQTAVRLLLPGELAKHAVSEGTKAVTKYTSSK; encoded by the coding sequence ATGCCCGATCCAGTCAAAGCACCCAAGAAAGGCTCCAAGAAGGCCGTGTCTAAGGCCACCAAGACCggcaagaagaagaggaagacaagGAAGGAGAGCTATGCTATCTACGTGTACAAGGTGCTGAAGCAGGTTCACCCTGATACCGGTATCTCCTCCAAGGCTATGGGCATCATGAACTCCTTTGTTGGAGACATCTTTGAGCGTATTGCTGGTGAGGCTTCCCGCCTTGCTCACTACAACAAGCGCTCCACCATCACCTCCAGGGAGATCCAGACCGCCGTCCGCCTGCTGCTGCCCGGTGAGCTGGCCAAACACGCCGTGTCTGAGGGCACCAAGGCCGTCACCAAGTACACCAGCTCCAAGTAA
- the LOC133991213 gene encoding histone H2AX-like, whose product MSGRGKTGGKARAKAKTRSSRAGLQFPVGRVHRHLRKGNYAQRVGAGAPVYLAAVLEYLTAEILELAGNAARDNKKTRIIPRHLQLAVRNDEELNKLLGGVTIAQGGVLPNIQAVLLPKKTEKPAKNKIKITEIMSGRGKTGGKARAKAKTRSSRAGLQFPVGRVHRHLRKGNYAQRVGAGAPVYLAAVLEYLTAEILELAGNAARDNKKTRIIPRHLQLAVRNDEELNKLLGGVTIAQGGVLPNIQAVLLPKKTEKPAKK is encoded by the exons atGAGTGGACGAGGCAAAACCGGAGGCAAAGCCCGCGCTAAGGCAAAGACCCGCTCCTCCCGTGCCGGGCTTCAGTTCCCAGTCGGTCGTGTCCACAGGCATTTGAGGAAGGGTAACTATGCCCAGCGTGTTGGTGCCGGTGCCCCCGTCTACCTGGCGGCTGTGCTGGAGTACCTGACCGCTGAGATCCTGGAGCTGGCTGGAAACGCTGCCCGCGACAACAAGAAGACCAGGATCATCCCCCGTCACCTGCAGCTGGCTGTCCGTAACGACGAGGAGCTCAACAAGCTGCTTGGCGGAGTGACCATCGCTCAGGGTGGTGTGCTGCCCAACATCCAGGCTGTGCTGCTGCCCAAGAAGACCGAGAAACCCGCCAAGAA TAAAAT aaaaataactgaaatcatGAGTGGACGAGGCAAAACCGGAGGCAAAGCCCGCGCTAAGGCAAAGACCCGCTCCTCCCGTGCCGGACTTCAGTTCCCAGTCGGTCGTGTTCACAGGCATTTGAGGAAGGGTAACTATGCCCAGCGTGTTGGTGCCGGTGCCCCCGTCTACCTGGCGGCTGTGCTGGAGTACCTGACCGCTGAGATCCTGGAGCTGGCTGGAAATGCTGCCCGCGACAACAAGAAGACCAGGATCATCCCCCGTCACCTGCAGCTGGCTGTCCGCAACGACGAGGAGCTCAACAAGCTGCTTGGCGGAGTGACCATCGCTCAGGGTGGTGTGCTGCCCAACATCCAGGCTGTGCTGCTGCCCAAGAAGACCGAGAAACCCGCCAAGAAGTAA
- the LOC133991202 gene encoding histone H2B 3-like encodes MPDPVKAPKKGSKKAVSKATKTGKKKRKTRKESYAIYVYKVLKQVHPDTGISSKAMGIMNSFVGDIFERIAGESARLAQYNKRSTITSREIQTAVRLLLPGELAKHAVSEGTKAVTKYTSSK; translated from the coding sequence ATGCCCGATCCAGTCAAAGCACCCAAGAAAGGCTCCAAGAAGGCCGTGTCTAAGGCCACCAAGACCggcaagaagaagaggaagacaagGAAGGAGAGCTATGCTATCTACGTGTACAAGGTGCTGAAGCAGGTTCACCCTGATACCGGTATCTCCTCCAAGGCCATGGGCATCATGAACTCCTTTGTTGGAGATATCTTTGAGCGCATTGCTGGTGAGTCTGCCCGCCTTGCTCAATACAACAAGCGCTCCACCATCACCTCCAGGGAGATCCAGACCGCCGTCCGCCTGCTCCTGCCCGGTGAGCTGGCCAAACACGCCGTGTCTGAGGGCACCAAGGCCGTCACCAAGTACACCAGCTCCAAGTAA
- the LOC133991174 gene encoding histone H2A-like isoform X2, giving the protein MSGRGKTGGKARAKAKTRSSRAGLQFPILELAGNAARDNKKTRIIPRHLQLAVRNDEELNKLLGGVTIAQGGVLPNIQAVLLPKKTEKPAKK; this is encoded by the exons atGAGTGGACGAGGCAAAACCGGAGGCAAAGCCCGCGCTAAGGCAAAGACTCGCTCCTCCCGTGCTGGGCTTCAGTTCCCA ATCCTGGAGCTGGCTGGAAATGCTGCCCGTGACAACAAGAAGACCAGGATCATCCCCCGTCACCTGCAGCTGGCTGTCCGCAACGACGAGGAGCTCAACAAGCTGCTTGGCGGAGTGACCATCGCTCAGGGTGGTGTGCTGCCCAACATCCAGGCTGTGCTGCTGCCCAAGAAGACCGAGAAACCCGCCAAGAAGTAA
- the LOC133991210 gene encoding histone H1-like — protein sequence MAEVAPAPAAAPAKAPKKKAAAKPKKTGPSVSELIVTAVSASKERSGVSLAALKKALAAGGYDVDKNKARVKTAVKSLVAKGTLVQTKGTGASGSFKMSKKVETKPVKKAAPKAKKPAAKKPAAAKKAKTAAAKKSPKKVKKPAAAKKVAKSPKKAAKSPKKAARKSAPATGGVKKPHRYRPGTVALREIRRYQKSTELLIRKLPFQRLVREIAQDFKTDLRFQSSAVMALQESSEAYLVGLFEDTNLCAIHAKRVTIMPKDIQLARRIRGERA from the exons ATGGCAGAAGTAGCTCCAGCTCCCGCAGCCGCCCCGGCTAAAGCCCCCAAGAAGAAGGCAGCAGCAAAGCCCAAGAAGACTGGCCCCAGCGTCAGCGAGCTGATCGTTACAGCTGTGTCCGCCTCCAAGGAGCGAAGCGGAGTGTCTCTGGCCGCCCTCAAGAAGGCTCTGGCTGCCGGAGGTTACGATGTGGACAAGAACAAGGCCCGCGTTAAGACCGCCGTCAAGAGTCTGGTGGCCAAGGGGACACTGGTCCAGACCAAGGGGACCGGGGCCTCCGGCTCCTTCAAGATGAGCAAGAAGGTTGAGACCAAGCCCGTAAAGAAAGCCGCTCCTAAAGCCAAGAAGCCCGCCGCCAAGAAACCCGCAGCGGCTAAGAAGGCCAAGACAGCAGCCGCTAAGAAATCCCCGAAGAAGGTGAAGAAGCCCGCAGCGGCAAAGAAAGTAGCCAAGAGCCCCAAGAAGGCCGCCAAGAGCCCCAAAAAG GCTGCCCGTAAGAGCGCCCCGGCCACCGGCGGAGTCAAGAAGCCTCATCGTTACAGGCCCGGTACCGTGGCTCTCAGGGAGATCCGTCGTTATCAGAAATCCACCGAACTGCTGATCCGCAAGCTGCCCTTCCAGCGTCTGGTCAGAGAAATCGCTCAGGACTTCAAGACTGACCTGCGCTTCCAGAGCTCCGCTGTCATGGCTCTGCAGGAGTCCAGCGAGGCTTACCTGGTCGGTCTGTTCGAGGACACCAACCTGTGCGCCATCCACGCCAAGAGGGTCACCATCATGCCCAAAGACATCCAGCTGGCTCGCCGCATCCGTGGAGAGAGAGCTTAA
- the LOC133991107 gene encoding tripartite motif-containing protein 16-like: MAQQGAQLDRAKFCCSICLDLLKDPVTIPCGHSYCMICIDNFWDGKDKREIYSCPQCRQTFTTRPVLMKNTLLVTLVEQLKTTGLLAAPAAAPVADLCYAGTEDVACDFCTGIKLKAFKSCLVCLASYCKKHLQPHHDVAPLKKHKLVDPLEKLQENICSRHDEVMKIFCRTDQQIICYLCSVEDHKDHDTVSAAAERTERQRELEVSQQNIQQKIQDREKDVKLLQQEVKAITCSADKAVEDSEKIFTELIHHLQKRSSDVKQQIRSQQETEVSRVKELQEKLQQEITELKRKDAELKKLSRTEDHNQFLHSYRSVSQLSEPTESSSIYIRPLRYCEFVTAAVSKLRDKLQDILKEEWTNVSLTETEVDVLLPQPEPKTRAEFLKYSCEITLDPNTAYTQLLLSDGNRKATFIREKKSYSSHPDRFTYWCQALSRESLTGRCYWEVEWGGRQVYAAVAYKDISRARWWNACKYGHNNKSWALCCDTNGNKFLFNNISTPISGPQSSRLGVYLDYRAGILSFYSVSQTMTLLHRVQTTFTQPLYAGVWLYDYGDTAEFCKLK, encoded by the coding sequence ATGGCGCAGCAAGGAGCTCAGCTGGACAGAGCAAAATTCTGCTGTTCGATCTgtttggatctactgaaggatccggtgactattccctgtggacacagctactgtatgatcTGTATTGACAACTTCTGGGATGGAAAGGATAAGAGGGaaatctacagctgccctcagtgcagacagacatTCACAACAAGGCCTGTCCTGATGAAAAACACCTTGTTAGTaactttagtggagcagctgaagacgACAGGACTCctagctgctcctgctgctgctcctgttgCTGATCTCTGCTATGCTGGaactgaagatgtggcctgtgatttCTGCACTGGGATAAAACTCAAAGCCTTCAAATCCTGTTTGGTGTGTCTGGCCTCTTACTGTAAGAAACACCTTCAACCACACCATGATGTTGctccattaaagaaacacaagttGGTCGACCCCTtggagaagctccaggagaacatctgctctcgtcatgatgaggtgatgaagatattctgccgtactgatcagcagattatttgttatctctgctctgtggaggATCATAAAGACCACGACACagtctcagcagcagcagaaaggactgagaggcagagagagctcgaggtgagtcaacaaaacatccagcagaaaatccaggacagagagaaagatgtgaagctgcttcaacaggaggtgaaGGCCATCACttgctctgctgataaagcagtggaggacagtgagaagatcttcactgagctgatccatcacctccagaaaagaagctctgatgtgaagcagcagatcagatcccagcaagaaactgaagtgagtcgagtcaaagagcttcaggagaagctgcagcaggagatcactgagctgaagaggaaagatgCTGAACTGAAGAAGCTCTCACGCACAGaagatcacaaccagtttctacacagcTACCggtcagtgtcacaactcagtgaacctacagaatCATCCAGCATctatatccgtcctctgagatactgtGAAtttgtgacagcagctgtgtcaaagctcagagataaactacaggacatcctgaaggAGGAATGGACAAACGTTTCACTGACAGAgactgaagtggacgttttactcCCACAACcagagcccaagaccagagctgagttcttaaaatattcatgtgaaatcactctggatccaaacacagcatatacacagctgttattatctgatgggaacagaaaagcaacattcataagagaaaaaaagtcttattctagtcaccCAGATAGATTTACTTATTGGTGCCAGGCCCTGAGTAGAGAAAGTCTGACTGgacgctgttactgggaggtggagtggggAGGGAGACAAGTTTATGCAGCAGTCGCATACAAGGACATCAGTCGAGCAAGGTGGTGGAATGCATGTAAATATGGACATAATAACAAATCTTGGGCTTTATGTTGTGACACTAATGGTAATAAATTTTTGTTCAACAACATATCAACTCCCATCTCAGGTCCTCAGTCCTCCAGACTAGGAGTGTACCTGGAttacagagcaggtattctgtccttctacagcgtctctcaaaccatgactctcctccacagagtccagaccacattcactcagcctctctatgctggagtTTGGCTTTATGATTATGGAGACACAGCTGAGTTTTGTAAACtcaaatag